GTGATCCGCCCGCGCAAGGACTACGATGCCCTGATCGACCTCGACTCGGTGCCGGACTGGCTTGACTGAGTTCGACGCGGCTGCGCTCGAAACGGCGCCCTTCCTGGCGATCACGTTTTGTTTTGCGTGTCGCCCTCGCCTTCGCCACAAAGGATGTTATCCTGACCTTTGACCGCCAAACGGCTGAGGGGACTGGCGGTCAAAGGAATGGAAAGGGAATATGGGCGGATGACGCTTTTCCGGCAGGATGAAACGCCACGACCGAGGTCATTCGCCAGGATGCTGGCGACGAAGCGGTTCCTGGCACGCCTGATCCTGCTGGCCGAGCAGCTCCTGCCCCGTGCGCTCGCACCCGCTTCGCTCGGTCTCCTGTTCCTCTCCGCCGGCTGGCTCGGCTTTTTCCGTGCGGCACCATTCTGGCTGCATGTCGTCGTTCTGCTCGCCTTTGTCGCCGGGCTTTTCCTGACGCTCCTGCCTCTTACCCGCGTTCGTTGGCCGGAGATCGCCGAAGCCGACAGGATGCTCGAAGACCGCAACCAGCTGCCCCACCAGGCGATCCGCGTGCAGGACGACGCGCCGGCAACCGAGGGGGCCGTCGGCGCGGCGCTCTGGCGTGAGCACCAGACGCGCATGGCGCGTCTCGTCCACGGTCTCGACACCGGTCTACCGCGGCCCGACGTGGCGCGACACGATCCTCTGGCGCTGAGGGCCGTACCGATACTGCTTGCCTGCGTCGCCTTCGCCTATTCCTATTCGAATCGCGCCGGTCTGGTGTCCGACGCGTTTCGACTGCCCGAGCGCCAGATCGCCGCTCCCGACATCCGCATCGACGCCTGGGTGACTCCGCCGGCCTATACCGGCCGCGCACCGATTTTCCTGACCGGCCGGGAGGATATGACAGCCTCCGACCGGCAGGCCGCAATCACCATACCGCAGTTCAGCGACGTCACCGTTCGCATAACAGGCGCCGGCCAGGAGACGCAGGTCAGCTACGCTGACACGGGCAACCCGCAGCCGACCATCATCCCGGCTGCGGCCGGCAAGCCGTCGCCGCAGCAGGCCGAGGCAGCGCAAGCGGTCGGAACGTCCCCGAACGGCGCCCGGAATCATCTCTTCAAGATCACCCGGGACGGCACGCTTTCGGTCGCCGGACAGCGCTGGAACTTCAAGATCATTCCCGACAGCGTGCCGGACATCGCCTTCGATGGCGCACCCCGTCCGACGGCGAACGCGTCGCTTGAGATGAGCTTCCTCGCCCATGACGACTACGGCATTTCCCAGGCCTGGGCGGAGATAAAGCCTCTGGACGAACCGGCTGCCGACGCCAGGCCGCTCTATCCGCCGCCGGAATATCGCCTCGATCTGCCGCGCCGCAATCCGCGCGAAGCCAAGGGAACGACCAGCCGGAACCTGAGCGAGCATCCGCTTGCCGGGAAGCGCGTAGAGATCACCCTCGTCGCCCGCGACGCCGCCGGCCAGGAGGGTCGAAGCGTCCCGGAGGAAATGGTGTTGCCGGCGCGGCGGTTCTTCGAGCCGCTTGCCGCGGCGGTCGCCGAACAGCGCCAGGTCTTCGCTCTCGACGCCAACCAGTTGCCCCGCGCCATCGACCTCAACGACGCCTTGACGCTCTACCCCGAGGCGACGATCCCGAACCTCACGCATTTCCTGTTGATCCAGTCGGCCCGGACGCGCATGAAGCTCGCCCGCAACGACGATATGCTGCGCGACGCGGCCGACCATCTCTGGGAGATCGCGCTCGGCATCGAGGACGGCGACCTGTCGCTCGCCGAGCGCCGGCTGCGCGATGCCCAGCAGGCCCTGTCCGATGCGCTCGAACGCAATGCCTCGGATGAGGAGATCGCCAGGCTGATGCAGGAACTGCGCCAGGCAATGCAGGAATATATGCGCGCGCTCGCCGAGCAGGCAGCCAAAAATCCGGCGATCGCCGCCAATCCGGACATGAACAATATGCTGCGTCAGCAGGATCTGGAAAAGATGATGGACCAGATCGAAAACCTGGCGCGCTCCGGCGCGCGCGATCAGGCGCGCCAGCTCTTGTCCGAACTGCAGCGGATGATGAACAATCTGCAGGCCGGCCGCATGCAGCAGGGCGGCGAGCAGAACAGCGCGATGCGCCAGCAAATGGACAAGCTCGGCCAGCTGATGCAGCAGCAACAGCAGCTGATGGACGAAACATTCAAGCTGGACCAGGCGCTGCGCGACCGGATGCAGCGCGGCGACCCGCTCCAGGGCGAGGACAATGAGCTGTTCGGCCAGGATATGCCCCAGGATCCCGGACAGCAGGGCGACCCGAACGGACAGCCCAATCCGCTCGACGAGATGACCGCCGAGCAATTGAAGGAGGCCTTGAAACAGCTCAGGCAGCAGCAGGAGGCGCTCGGCAAGCAGCTGAGTGAACTGCAAAAGGGCCTGGAGGATCTGGGCATAAAGCCCGGTAAGGGCTTCGGCCAGGCTGGGCGCGAAATGGGCGACGCCGCCGGCGCACTGGGCGAGGGTCAGGGCGAACGAGCCGTCGGCAGCCAGGGCCGGGCGTTGCAGGCCCTGCGCGAAGGCGCCCAGGACATGATGAACC
This DNA window, taken from Sinorhizobium fredii NGR234, encodes the following:
- a CDS encoding TIGR02302 family protein; translated protein: MTLFRQDETPRPRSFARMLATKRFLARLILLAEQLLPRALAPASLGLLFLSAGWLGFFRAAPFWLHVVVLLAFVAGLFLTLLPLTRVRWPEIAEADRMLEDRNQLPHQAIRVQDDAPATEGAVGAALWREHQTRMARLVHGLDTGLPRPDVARHDPLALRAVPILLACVAFAYSYSNRAGLVSDAFRLPERQIAAPDIRIDAWVTPPAYTGRAPIFLTGREDMTASDRQAAITIPQFSDVTVRITGAGQETQVSYADTGNPQPTIIPAAAGKPSPQQAEAAQAVGTSPNGARNHLFKITRDGTLSVAGQRWNFKIIPDSVPDIAFDGAPRPTANASLEMSFLAHDDYGISQAWAEIKPLDEPAADARPLYPPPEYRLDLPRRNPREAKGTTSRNLSEHPLAGKRVEITLVARDAAGQEGRSVPEEMVLPARRFFEPLAAAVAEQRQVFALDANQLPRAIDLNDALTLYPEATIPNLTHFLLIQSARTRMKLARNDDMLRDAADHLWEIALGIEDGDLSLAERRLRDAQQALSDALERNASDEEIARLMQELRQAMQEYMRALAEQAAKNPAIAANPDMNNMLRQQDLEKMMDQIENLARSGARDQARQLLSELQRMMNNLQAGRMQQGGEQNSAMRQQMDKLGQLMQQQQQLMDETFKLDQALRDRMQRGDPLQGEDNELFGQDMPQDPGQQGDPNGQPNPLDEMTAEQLKEALKQLRQQQEALGKQLSELQKGLEDLGIKPGKGFGQAGREMGDAAGALGEGQGERAVGSQGRALQALREGAQDMMNQMQAQGQGPGPGQGVPQYGQNGRDPLGRRQQNAGPDFGNQVKVPDEIDTQRARQILDAIRRKLGDNLSPEVERQYLERLLDMR